Proteins encoded within one genomic window of bacterium:
- the leuC gene encoding 3-isopropylmalate dehydratase large subunit — MTITEKLLARAAGLDACKPGDFVTCKLDLVLANDITAPIAIDQFFEIGATEVFDRDKIALVADHSTPTKDIKAAQLVKKMRDFSRQMGLTNFYEGCHGGIEHIILPDFGLVLPGDVVIGADSHTCTYGALGAFSTGVGSTDAGAAMATGEIWFRVPESMRFSFSGPKNKWVTGKDLILYTIGQIGVDGARYRAMEFVGDTIEALPMHERFTICNMAIEAGGKSGIIAPDTTTEAWVAPRAKRPYTMMASDPDAEYVETFDWQTPDIEPQVSFPHLPENARGLSEVGEVKIDQAVVGACTNGRLEDLRLAAEVLQGRQVDPNVRCIIIPGSQEIHLQATREGLVELFLEAGCVFSPPTCGPCLGGHMGILAEGERAIATTNRNFVGRMGHPASEVYLANPAVTAASAILGRIGGPEEL, encoded by the coding sequence ATGACCATCACCGAGAAACTGCTGGCCCGTGCCGCCGGACTGGACGCCTGCAAACCGGGCGACTTTGTCACCTGCAAGCTGGACCTGGTGCTCGCTAACGACATCACCGCCCCCATCGCCATTGACCAGTTCTTCGAGATCGGGGCCACCGAGGTCTTCGACCGCGACAAGATCGCGCTGGTGGCCGACCATTCGACCCCGACCAAGGACATCAAGGCCGCGCAGCTGGTCAAGAAGATGCGCGACTTCTCGCGCCAGATGGGCCTGACGAACTTCTACGAGGGCTGCCATGGCGGGATCGAGCACATCATCCTGCCGGACTTCGGGCTGGTGCTGCCCGGCGATGTCGTCATCGGCGCGGACAGCCACACCTGCACGTACGGGGCGCTGGGGGCCTTCTCGACGGGCGTGGGCTCCACCGACGCCGGCGCTGCCATGGCTACCGGCGAGATCTGGTTCCGCGTGCCCGAGAGCATGCGCTTCTCCTTCTCCGGCCCCAAGAACAAGTGGGTCACGGGCAAGGACCTGATCCTGTACACGATCGGCCAGATCGGCGTGGACGGCGCGCGCTACCGGGCGATGGAGTTCGTGGGCGATACCATCGAGGCGCTGCCGATGCATGAGCGCTTCACGATCTGCAACATGGCCATCGAGGCCGGGGGCAAGTCCGGGATCATTGCCCCGGACACGACCACGGAGGCCTGGGTGGCACCGCGCGCGAAGCGCCCGTATACCATGATGGCCAGCGACCCCGACGCGGAGTATGTCGAGACGTTCGACTGGCAGACCCCCGACATCGAGCCGCAGGTGAGCTTCCCGCACCTGCCCGAGAACGCCCGGGGCCTGTCGGAGGTCGGGGAGGTCAAGATAGACCAGGCGGTCGTCGGGGCCTGCACCAACGGGCGGCTGGAGGATCTGCGCCTGGCGGCCGAGGTGCTCCAGGGGCGGCAGGTGGACCCGAACGTGCGCTGCATCATCATCCCGGGCAGCCAGGAGATCCACCTGCAGGCCACGCGCGAGGGCCTGGTGGAGCTGTTCCTGGAGGCCGGCTGCGTGTTCAGCCCGCCGACGTGCGGCCCGTGCCTGGGCGGCCACATGGGCATCCTGGCCGAGGGCGAGCGCGCCATCGCCACCACCAACCGGAACTTCGTGGGCCGGATGGGTCACCCGGCCAGTGAGGTGTACCTGGCGAATCCGGCCGTGACGGCCGCCAGCGCCATCCTGGGGCGGATCGGCGGGCCGGAGGAGTTGTAG
- a CDS encoding DUF1638 domain-containing protein encodes MRLKIIACGVLEPELTHLAGEAPHEVVIELLEAGLHDRPDLLREQAQAAIDRTESEGGFDALALGYGLCGRGVAGLIARSIPVAIPRAHDCMTLFMGSRAAYRKQFAAEPGTFYITPGWYENKVRPLGHDKEKHYDSGCDLTEDSRFAALADKYGPERAAYIIHFHDSWKRNYTRAAYIDTGAPHPEKYEAYARQMAEDLGWRYERLSGDPHLLRKLVDGEWDEDEFLVLQPGQRATASGDDGVLAAITAGADPVPTTPPHDDHQTDARNGVCPPQAPTQTGTAPSAGASSPTPPSATGRDGDSPLVGTIGLGIDAGGTYTDCVLYDLDHRRVIAKAKAITTHHNLMLGIDEGLQALTLPDPAAVRVVALSTTLATNSIVEGKGGRPGAIIMSPLSAPGQDINWRPLRHVAGAMDIRGDELEPPDRDEIAQAVRDLLTEGVDAFAVSGYASVRNPGHELLVREVIRAHCSLPVICGHELSQRLDYLARANTAILNARLLSVIGKLLEAVKQSLAGLGIAAPVMVVKGDGSLINEQTARERPVETVLSGPAASVSGARHLTDITEGLVFDMGGTTTDSAVLSQGMARLHPEGALVGGWRTSVEAAQINTIGLGGDSHIAFNADRDLLIGPRRVLPVCYLMAQNPQLVPSLRRIDPRFITNRTSSQPLEFFRLGRDHEDAPLPERDLRMVAALQEGPLSREDLARRLGLVEASLLRTAHLEDLGFVQRSSLTPTDLLHVTGEFTHWDVAAARLALDIFAELYGADPDEIIERARDEIVRRLCLQLVRHVADRDLGPAGAGAGPGMAEYLLDLALSDSATGPLQLTFTYNDTIVALGAPVHPFFPEVARRLNARLVIPEHAEVANAIGAVASEVVVREKTVVRPGELSAYVVHSRQGKREYEKLETALEAAKQEARELAVERASRSGAASPKLRLDVDERRGLLADGQEELIEVVIEATASGRPLLEVAT; translated from the coding sequence ATGCGACTCAAGATCATCGCCTGTGGCGTACTGGAACCTGAACTGACGCACCTCGCCGGGGAAGCCCCGCACGAGGTCGTGATCGAGCTGCTCGAGGCCGGACTACATGACCGGCCGGACCTGCTGCGCGAGCAGGCGCAGGCGGCCATTGACCGCACCGAAAGCGAGGGGGGCTTCGATGCCCTCGCGCTGGGCTACGGGCTGTGTGGGCGCGGCGTGGCCGGGCTCATCGCCCGCAGCATCCCTGTCGCCATTCCCCGGGCCCATGACTGCATGACGCTCTTCATGGGCTCGCGCGCCGCCTACCGCAAGCAGTTCGCCGCCGAGCCGGGCACGTTCTACATCACGCCCGGCTGGTACGAGAACAAGGTGCGCCCGCTGGGGCATGACAAGGAGAAGCATTACGACAGCGGCTGCGACCTGACCGAGGACTCACGGTTCGCCGCTCTGGCGGACAAGTACGGCCCCGAGCGCGCCGCCTACATCATCCACTTCCACGATAGCTGGAAGCGCAACTACACCCGCGCCGCCTACATAGACACCGGCGCCCCCCACCCCGAGAAGTACGAAGCTTACGCCCGGCAGATGGCCGAGGACCTGGGCTGGCGCTATGAGCGCCTCTCGGGCGACCCGCACCTGCTGCGCAAGCTCGTCGATGGCGAATGGGACGAGGACGAGTTCCTGGTCCTCCAACCCGGCCAGCGCGCCACAGCCAGCGGCGACGATGGCGTGCTGGCAGCGATCACCGCGGGGGCTGACCCCGTTCCGACCACTCCGCCCCATGATGACCACCAGACCGACGCCCGGAATGGGGTCTGTCCCCCCCAGGCACCCACACAGACGGGGACAGCCCCCAGCGCGGGAGCTTCCTCGCCAACTCCTCCCTCCGCTACCGGCCGCGATGGGGACAGTCCCCTGGTCGGCACGATAGGCCTGGGGATTGACGCGGGGGGGACTTATACCGACTGTGTCCTGTATGACCTGGACCACCGCCGGGTCATCGCGAAGGCGAAGGCCATCACGACTCACCACAACCTGATGCTGGGGATTGACGAGGGATTGCAGGCGCTGACATTGCCTGACCCGGCGGCAGTTCGTGTCGTGGCGCTGTCCACGACGCTGGCGACCAACTCCATCGTCGAGGGCAAGGGCGGGCGGCCTGGCGCCATCATCATGTCGCCGCTGTCCGCGCCCGGTCAGGACATCAACTGGCGGCCCCTGCGGCACGTCGCCGGGGCCATGGACATCCGCGGGGATGAACTGGAGCCCCCCGACCGGGACGAGATCGCGCAGGCTGTCCGCGACCTGCTGACCGAGGGCGTGGATGCCTTCGCCGTCTCCGGGTATGCCAGCGTCCGCAATCCGGGCCACGAGCTGCTGGTGCGCGAGGTCATTCGCGCCCACTGCTCCCTGCCCGTGATCTGCGGGCATGAGCTGTCCCAGCGCCTGGACTACCTCGCCCGCGCCAACACGGCCATCCTGAACGCCCGGCTGCTCAGCGTCATCGGCAAGCTGCTGGAGGCGGTCAAGCAGTCGCTGGCCGGTCTGGGCATCGCGGCGCCGGTCATGGTCGTGAAGGGCGATGGCTCGCTCATCAACGAGCAGACGGCGCGGGAGCGGCCGGTGGAGACCGTTCTGTCCGGCCCGGCGGCGAGCGTGTCCGGGGCCCGGCACCTCACGGACATCACCGAGGGCCTCGTCTTCGACATGGGCGGCACCACCACCGACAGCGCGGTGCTCAGCCAGGGGATGGCCCGCCTGCACCCCGAGGGCGCGCTCGTCGGCGGCTGGCGCACGAGCGTCGAGGCCGCGCAGATCAACACCATCGGCCTGGGCGGCGATAGCCACATCGCGTTCAATGCCGACCGGGACCTGCTCATCGGCCCGCGCCGCGTGCTGCCGGTCTGCTACCTGATGGCGCAGAACCCCCAACTGGTGCCCAGCCTGCGCCGCATTGACCCCCGCTTCATCACCAACCGCACCAGCTCACAGCCGCTGGAGTTCTTCCGCCTCGGCCGCGACCACGAAGACGCGCCCTTGCCCGAGCGCGATCTGCGGATGGTGGCCGCCCTGCAGGAGGGGCCGCTATCACGCGAGGACCTGGCGCGACGGCTGGGGCTCGTGGAGGCCTCGCTGCTGCGGACCGCCCACCTGGAGGACCTGGGCTTCGTCCAGCGCTCCTCGCTGACCCCCACCGACCTGCTGCACGTCACCGGCGAGTTCACGCACTGGGACGTGGCAGCCGCCCGGCTGGCCCTGGACATCTTCGCCGAGCTATACGGCGCCGACCCGGACGAGATCATCGAGCGCGCCCGGGACGAGATCGTCCGGCGACTGTGCCTGCAACTGGTGCGCCACGTGGCCGACCGCGACCTCGGACCGGCAGGGGCGGGCGCCGGCCCTGGCATGGCCGAGTACCTGCTGGACCTGGCGCTGTCGGACAGTGCCACGGGCCCCCTGCAGTTGACGTTCACCTACAACGACACGATCGTGGCCCTGGGGGCGCCGGTGCATCCGTTCTTCCCCGAGGTCGCCCGCCGCCTCAACGCCCGGCTCGTCATCCCCGAGCACGCCGAGGTCGCCAACGCCATCGGGGCGGTCGCCAGTGAGGTCGTCGTGCGCGAGAAGACCGTGGTGCGCCCCGGCGAGCTGTCGGCGTACGTGGTGCACTCCCGGCAGGGCAAGCGTGAATACGAGAAGCTGGAGACGGCGCTCGAGGCGGCCAAGCAGGAGGCGCGAGAGCTGGCCGTGGAGCGCGCCAGCCGCTCTGGCGCGGCGTCACCGAAGCTGCGGCTGGATGTGGATGAGCGGCGGGGCCTGCTGGCCGACGGCCAGGAGGAGCTGATCGAGGTCGTCATCGAGGCCACGGCGTCGGGGCGGCCCCTGCTGGAGGTCGCGACGTAG
- a CDS encoding YraN family protein, whose protein sequence is MPPPRLQEHWLTRAWRAFDLWFFGPSAESVTRTRGQEAEDLAARYLQAKGYSVLERNWKWHRGELDLVCLHGECVVVVEVKSSRADEAYHAADRVGPTKRRQLCRLTEHFLKQRRWLGRPVRIDVVEVTFDKDGQPTIRHLEAAVTEARRR, encoded by the coding sequence GTGCCGCCCCCGAGGCTGCAAGAGCACTGGCTGACGCGCGCGTGGAGGGCCTTCGACCTGTGGTTCTTCGGGCCGTCCGCAGAGTCTGTCACCCGCACGCGTGGTCAGGAAGCCGAGGACCTCGCGGCCCGCTACCTGCAGGCCAAGGGCTACAGCGTCCTGGAGCGCAACTGGAAATGGCACCGGGGGGAGCTGGACCTGGTCTGCCTGCACGGGGAGTGCGTGGTCGTGGTCGAGGTGAAGTCCTCGCGGGCCGACGAGGCCTACCATGCGGCGGACCGCGTCGGGCCGACCAAGCGCCGCCAGCTCTGCAGGCTGACCGAGCACTTCCTCAAGCAGCGGCGCTGGCTGGGCCGTCCGGTGCGGATAGATGTGGTCGAGGTGACGTTCGACAAGGACGGGCAGCCGACCATCCGCCACCTGGAGGCGGCCGTGACCGAGGCACGGCGGCGCTGA